Genomic DNA from Rhodothermales bacterium:
TGGCGTAGCCGGAGAAGCCGCCCGAGCCGCTGCTCGAGAACAGCACGGCGTACAGGGATGCGACCAGAGTGGCCGAGAAATATGCCAATACGGTCCCTGATACCAACACGATCAAACCGACGATCCGTGCGAGGTCCCCGGACTGGCGTGCGCGTCGATATCGGTGGAGACCGGGCACCAAGCCCGGCTCCGGATCAGGCTCGCCGTCAAACCAGGCCGTTGCCCGAGGGCGGGTAATGGCGATGGCTATCGCAACGGAAGGCAGGTTCACGATGAGTTGCCAGACCCACGCTCCCTCCATCGACGAAGAGAACTGAAAGGATCCCCAGAAGAGCGAGAACAGGAGGACGCCCAGGAAGAGATTGCGCCCCCACTTGTGCCCTTCCAGCATGCCCCAACCCGCGGCGACCGACAGCAGCGGCCCGAGGCTGCTGATCACCAGTGTGGCAGGTCCCCGTCCGATCTCCCCCACCAACTCGCGCGCTTCGGGCATGCTGAGGGCCCAGATCAGGGCCGGCACTGACAACACGCCGTTGATGAGCAGAAACCAGGCAGAAGCCGTGACGGAAAGTGGTCGAGACATGACAGAGTCGCGGAGGGGTTCACAGACGAAAACGCAAAGCGTTATTCTGGTGCGACACTCTCCCGACCCCGCGATGCGCTTCTTTTCTCTGATCCTTTGTGTCCTCTTTGTACTCCCGGCTTCTGCACAAGACTGGGCCGTTGCCGCGCTGGACGCGTCGCCTCGCCACCACGAATGGACCACTGTGGAGTCCCGCGATCGTGACCTGCATCTCTTCGTGGCGTATCCGGAGTCCTCGGAGCCGGCGCCCACCTTCATCGTGATTCACGAGAACCGGGGATTGACGGACTCGGTGAGGTTGTTTGCAGATCAGGCCGCCGAGGCAGGCTATTTGGCGGTGGCGGTGGACCTGCTTTCGGGATTCGATGAGCAGCATGGCAGGACGAGCGATTTCGAGTCGTCCGATGCCGCCCGGTCAGCCCTGTACGAACTGGACCCGGACGGCATCACGCAGGATCTCCTGGCGGCGCAGGCCTACGCACTCGGCCTTCCGGCATCCGACGGCCTGCTGTTCGTGGCGGGATTCTGCTGGGGCGGCAGCCAGACCTTCCGGTTCGCCACCAATTCCGACGCACTGGTGGGCGCGATGGTGTTCTATGGGTCGTCCCCAGAGGAGGGCTACGAGCGCATCGAGGCGCCGGTTTGGGGGTTCTACGGGGAAAACGACGCTCGCATCAATAGGCAGATTCCAGGAACGGAGACGGCGATGGAGGAACTGGGCAAGACGTACCACCCTGTCATCTACCCGGGAGCCGGACACGCCTTCATGCGTCGGGGAGACGACCCCTCAACTGGGGCGGACGACCCGAACAAGCAGGCGCGGGATGCGGCCTGGGAGCGCATTCGTATGCTGGTAACCCTGGTTCAGGCAGAGCAGGGATGAAGTCGGCTCTGTGGGTCCTGCTGCTGCTGCCTGGAGTTGTCCGGGCGCAGGTGCCGGCGTGGGCCGCGGAAGAGCTGTCGCGCGTAGTCGGCGTTTGGGAAGCTGATAACAGCGCGTACGTGAGCGAGACAGAGCCAGACCTGGCGTATCGACAGGAATGGCGGGCCGGGCCCGGAGGACACTCCGCCACCGGTCGTCTGTACGGGATGCTTCACGGGGAGGAAACCGGCGAGTACTGGCAATTCCGGCTGTTCTGGGACCCCGGCACCGAACGCCTTAGACTCATGCAGTGGAGTGCCTCCGGCATTGTGGGTGACGGTTTGTTCACGCAAACCGGTCCCGACCGCAACGAGGTGCTGCAAACGTTCACGAGCCAGGACGGCACCAGCTGGATGCAGGGACATCGCAACCGCAACGAGTCCGACGACCAGCACATCGGCACCTCGTACGGCGTGTCTGAAGACGGCGCCTGGACCAGAGAGCGCACCTATACCTGGAGGCGCATTCGCTAGCGTTTACGCTTGGGCCACTCGTTGGCCCGCTGGTTGACCGCGGCCGCATCGGCAATCTCAGTGATGCGTCGTTCCCGCGTGGCGGCGCGTTTTGCGTTTACCAGCCACTCCAGCATGGCGCGCCTGGACCACCTCGGGAAGGCGAGCCAATGCCCTTCCGCTCCCGGCCGGGCATCAAAAGCGGCCTGCAGATCCGGGGGTACCACCAGGGCTTCGACCGCGTCCAACGCGCTCCATGAGCCGTCCTCCCGGGCCGCCTCCACCTTGGCGATTCCGCTCGGGTGCATGAGGCCCGCCTGCATCATCCTGTCCACCCGGGCCTTGTTGATCGCGGACCAGTTGCTGCCGGGTTTTCGGGGAGCGAGCCAAAGCATGGTCCGCTCGTCATCCAGCTTGCGAGGGAGGCTGTCGATCCATCCGAAACACACTGCTTCTTCCACAATGTCCTCCATGTCCAGCCGGGGTTTGCCCGATGCCTTCAAGTGGTTGATGAGCCACAGCCCATCCGGGCGCGCATGATGTTCCAGAAGCCACGCCCGCCACTCGGCCCGGGACAACGGATGGAAGGAGTTTTCGGGAGGGTTCATGGATGGTCGATGAGGTCCTGCCAAGGTACCGAACCTCCCCCAGGGCATCGAGTATGAGCGCGCGGAGAGGTGGCAGAGTGGTCGAATGCACCGGTCTTGAAAACCGGCGTGCCGCAAGGTACCGTGGGTTCGAATCCCACCCTCTCCGCAACAAGTTTGGCCAGGCGCGAAGCGCTCCAGCGTGGGGCCGGCGCCGAGCCGAGCTTGCTCGAGCGAGCGTGCCGGCAGCGCCGCCCAGCCCCGAGGCGATCTCGCCCGGCGGTGCCGCCCCCGCAGCCCCGCAACCGCGAGTCCGGCGCTGGAGTGGAATCGCACCCCCATATTCCACACCGACCGCCCCCTGCCCGGCGCGTAGGTCGAATACGCCGCCGTATTACACCTGGCAAGCCCCCGGGCCGGCCCAAACATGGAATAGCGGCCCCACATTTC
This window encodes:
- a CDS encoding YdeI/OmpD-associated family protein, with the protein product MNPPENSFHPLSRAEWRAWLLEHHARPDGLWLINHLKASGKPRLDMEDIVEEAVCFGWIDSLPRKLDDERTMLWLAPRKPGSNWSAINKARVDRMMQAGLMHPSGIAKVEAAREDGSWSALDAVEALVVPPDLQAAFDARPGAEGHWLAFPRWSRRAMLEWLVNAKRAATRERRITEIADAAAVNQRANEWPKRKR
- a CDS encoding dienelactone hydrolase family protein codes for the protein MRFFSLILCVLFVLPASAQDWAVAALDASPRHHEWTTVESRDRDLHLFVAYPESSEPAPTFIVIHENRGLTDSVRLFADQAAEAGYLAVAVDLLSGFDEQHGRTSDFESSDAARSALYELDPDGITQDLLAAQAYALGLPASDGLLFVAGFCWGGSQTFRFATNSDALVGAMVFYGSSPEEGYERIEAPVWGFYGENDARINRQIPGTETAMEELGKTYHPVIYPGAGHAFMRRGDDPSTGADDPNKQARDAAWERIRMLVTLVQAEQG